The stretch of DNA GGGTGGAGCTTGGCATATTAAGTATAGAGCCGCAGGGGAGGGACCAGGTAACCCCCCAGCTGCTGTCCCTAGCGCACCCTCTGCTGGCGGCGCTAGTGTTCACCAGCATTGTAGCAGCCTCGGTATCCACTGCCGACAGCATTATACTGGCCCTGGCGAGCAGCGCCTCCAGGGATATAGGCCTGCTCGTCCTCAGGCTGGATGAGAAGGGTAGGCTGAGGCTTGGCTATGCAGCGGCGGCGCTGTTCACCGTCTTAATGGCTGTTTTCGCGGCCACCAGGATAGGCTACATAGTCCAGCTGTCCGTGCTGAGCAGTGTAATGCTCCTTGGCCTGGCGCCGGTTACTATAGCAGCATGGGTGGGGCTGAGGGTTCACCCGGCGCTGGCGGTGGCTTCCATAGCAACGGGACCTGTATTGGTGGCAGCTAACGTCCTCTACTCGCTAGCTGTAGGGGGCGAGGTTTCCCTGAGCCCTGCTAAGCAGGTATTGGGTGTTCCGATTAGCGTTTGGGTGCTCGCCATCTCTCTTGCCTTGACAGCGGCCGGTATAGCTCTTGTCAGGGGAAGGCGATAGAATTTTTCAATTATTATTTCCATGTATTCCCCTATGAAGAGGAGTACATGCGGTGGTGGAAGCTCCCTTGAAGCGTGTAGGAGACCTTGAGGACCTCGCCGGGCTGAGGGTTTTAGTTTTCGGTGCTGGAGGAGGGGGAGACGCCCTCGGCGCCGTACATCTGTACAGGAGGCTGGAGAGGATTGGAGCAGAGCCTGTGCTAGGGAGCATCGTCTGGGAGAGGAGAGTGGTAGATCCGACCCCAGGGCCTATACCCGTGTGGGCGATAGAAGGGTCTCAGAGGCTGGCCGAGCACGCCGCAATAGTAAGAGGGTGGGAGCGGGTTGAAAGGCAGGGGGTAAGGTTCACCCCCCAGATCGTGAGGGCTGCCCGCGCCCTTGGTGTTGAGGCTGTAGCGCTCGGCGTCGACGGGGGCAGCATGGGGCTGGCTGAGGCTCTAGACACTTTAGCCAGGTTCTACGGGCTAGACGCTATCATAGCCCTCGACTCGGGGGGCGACGCCCTCGCCACGGGCTGCGAGGAGGACTTGTGGAGCCCGCTCGCAGACGCTGTGAGCCTATCATCCTTGTTGGATGTTAAAGTGGATGTGAAGCTTCTAGCCGTCCACGGTTACGGCGTTGACGGCGAGCTCCCTAGAAGCTACGTCCTCAAGAGGATAGCCGATGTTGCCAGGGAGGGAGGGCTTGTAGCCTTCACCGGTATAACAAGGCTTGACGCCGAGCTTCTTGAGAATATGGAGCGTGATTTCGTGAGTGAGGCCTCGAAAGCACCACTATGGGCTTTCAGAGGCGAGTGGGGAGAGAGGAGCATAAGGGGGGGTACAAGGGTTGTGGAGCTCGACCCCCTCCAGGCTACAACAGCCATAATGGATGTTGATAAGGTAGCGTCGATAACCAGCCTACCACACAGCGTGGCTGGCAGTAGGAGTATCTACGAGGCTAACGCGAGGCTTAACGAGAGGTGCATCTACACAGAGCTAAACTTGGAGGAGGACCTCGCCAGGCATCCTGGATTGAGCGCGGTCGAGGCTAGAAGCAGGGGTAGAAGCCTCCTTAGAAGGCTTGGCTGTAGGCCCCTCTGCTAGCCCTCTTTGTTCGCAGTCCTTATCGTCGAGTATGCCTTGAGCGACATCACCGTCTCCTCCAGAATCTCAACCCTCTCTATCAGATAGGTTATGGCGTCTTCCATCTGCCTGTACTTGCCCTCGAGAAGGGTGAGCTTCATCCTGTAGTCTTTTTCAAGCTTATCTAACTTTCTGCTGAGCGCCAGGAGGGTCTTGGTAGACTCCTCGCTCGACTCCGCTGCGAAACCCTTGTTAAGCCCCATCTTAATGTAGAACTTGATTATGTCGGTAACCTGCACCCCGAGCTCTGCAGCCCTCTTCTTTAGCTCGCTGTATACGCTGTCGGGTAGGGATAGGTGAACGGTGGGCAATGTCTTTCCCCATTAAGAAAAATACTGCAGTACTAGTATTTAAATTAATCTGTCCATGTCTTTTCCTATGGAGAATAATACCGGAAATCCCGGGGGACAATCTTTTTCTACATAACAGGCTCTATATAGTAGAGTTTAGGGGTTGAAGGCTTTGCGCGTCGTCAGCTTCAAGATAGAGGAGGACCTGCTGGAGCTGCTGGAGGAGTATGCTAGGAGGAAGAACTTGACTAAGAGCGAGATAATAAGAAGAGCCCTGGAGAAGTATCTAAGGGAGAAGCCGGATATGAAGCCATATGTCGGCAAGGTAATGAAGATATATGCCTAAAAATGTAGTGTCCTGCTAGAAATGTTTGAACTGAGACCCTCTTTTAATATGATTGCATGTGGTGTGTACGGGTAGCTCGTCCGGTTCTTTCAATTTCCTACATAAAAGTTTTATACGTTTAAACTATGACAAATTCTGTCGAGGGTCAGCAGGGTTGAAAATGCTAACCAGCCTCCAGAGGGAGGTCCTGGAGACTCTTGTGTCGCTCTACGAGAGGCACAAGAGGATGATTAAGAGTAAGGAGGTTGCGGAGGCCCTAGGGAAGGATGAGGGGACGGTTAGGAACGTTATAATGTGGCTCAAGAGTCTTGGGCTGGTGGAGAGTCGAACGGGCCCGGCGGGGGGCTACATGCCCACGTTGAAGGCCTACGAGGTCATAGGCGTTCAGACACCCACCCTCAGCCACGTAACCTACGGTCAGGTCATAGTTGAGAAGGATGGAAACCAGTACCGCTACGCAGCCCTCGACATGGAGATAATGGGGATATTCGGGAGTGACACTATGAAGGCTGTTGTCACGGTTTCAGGCAACATAGCTCCCATAGAGAAGGGTGATCTGGTTAGGGTTGAGAGCGTGCCTGTAAGGAAGTTCGCCCTCGAGGGGAGGGTTGAGAAGGTTAGCAGGGAGGCCAGGCAGCTCATGATAGTTATATCGAAGATGACTGTAATACCGAACATCAAGGTGAACAGCCTTATATCGAGGAAGCTGCTCACGGTGAGGCACGACATGACAGTCAGGGAGGTGGCCAAGTTCCTCTACAGCCACGGAATCAGGGGGGCTCCTATAGTTGATGACAAGAACAACATCATAGGCTTCATAACAACCACAGACATATCAATGCTTATAGCCCGGGGCGAGGACCTCGACGCAACCGTTGACAAGTACATGAGGAAGACCGTGTTCACCATAAACGAGGACGAGAGCATATACGAGGCCATGAGGTACATGGACTTCAACGGCGTGGGAAGGCTGGTCGTTATAGACTACGCTGGCAGGCCTCTGGGCATAATAACCAGGACCGATATACTGAAGGCTCTGATAGCTGTGAAATAGACTTGGTTACACCGTAGGCCGCGGCAGCCATGGTGTCCTGCACGCCTTAGACCAGCCCATATTCTCCGCGACGAATATACTGCTGCTCGAGGCCCCGGTTGCTCCCCCCTACTTCTCCTGGGGCTGTATCCTCCTCTCCTCTCTCCTCTTACCCTTTCTACCCTTCGACTTGGGTAGTATGGAGTCTAGTGCCCTGTTGTTTAGCTTGAACACGTCTTCGGCTATGACCCTTATGTACGTGTCGTCAGGCAGCACCTTCCTCCCCAGCCACGAGAACTCTAGTGCTAGAGCCTGTTTAGTAGCCTCTTTTGTCAGCCTATCCCTAACCTCCCCCTTCTGTATGTCATCCGCTATCTTGAAGGCTATGTAGAATCGAGCGTACTTTGACGCCATCTCCTTGTACTCGGGGAAAGCTTCCGAGAGCCTTTTGAGGAGGTTCTTGAGAGAGTCTTGGCTTGAGAAGCCGAAGTAGACTTCCGCCAGCTTGAGCCTGAGCATCCTAGCTATAGTGTTTTCATCGAAGCTGCCTCCTAGAAGCGTTTCAACCTTCATCCTCGCGGTTGAAGGTTTCTCGGTCAAAAGTATCTTTATAGCCTCCTCGTATCTTATCTCGTCGTGGAACACCTTGTCGAAGAGCTCGGGATAGTCGCTCTCCAGGCCCATGCCGTACTTGCCCACCACGTAAAGGCTCGCCAGCTCCTTCTCAAAAAGGTCGGGGGGGTTGGCGGCCCCCTTCAGGGGTTTGATCCTCTCCCTCCCGTAGACCTCCTTGAGGATCTCTATAGCCCTCTCCCGCGTCAAACCCCCTTTCTCCCACTCCTGGAGCATCCTCTCCCAAACGTCCATTAGTATTGAGATCCTCCTCCTAATGCTGACACCCCTAGGCCTATCTTCCACGCCTGACCACCACAGCCTCCGGCCTTATAGCAAATACACACGCCACGCAGCCTGTTAGCCGTCTCCACCACTCTAACCGGGTGTGCTACCGTAGCTTTAAAACTGAAATCCCTCTAGAACACTCTCCGGGTGTGCTGTTGTGCGGCCTAACTGGCCTCCTGTGAAGCCTGGTGTTAGGGTCGAGCGTCTGGAGCGCGGCCTGGAGGCGGGGTGCTCGGAGGAGACGCTCTACAGGGTCAGCATTGAAGGGCTTGAGAGCATTTTGAGGAGGTGTGGATGGGTCGAGAGGGGCTGTGTGTTCGAGGTAGTGTGGGAGGAGTGGGTTTAGAGTGTGAAGGGCGTTATCCTGGCTATTCTGACCGGCTCTCTCATAAAGTCCGCTAGCCCCGCTTCCTCGAGGGCTTTGAGGACCTCCTCGTCGCTGGCGCCCTTCTGTATGTCAACCTTCTTGTCCAGTATCTCTATGTGGTCTATGTTAACCCTCCTCCTCCTAACCCCCGTGAGGCTCTTAGGCCCGGTGACGAGGACGAAGTTCTCGTCTATAATATCCACTATAACGCACTTCCTGCCGGCCTCCCTACCCCTGGTCTTGACGCATATCCTGCCAACCTCAACAACCTTAGCCATCCCATCCACCCACATTCGCCTAGGGCCGTGCCAGGGATATTAAGAGTTTTTCAGAGGCCCCTCCTCCTAGCCCCCTCGAGGATGAGCCTGTAGGTATCCTCGACGCTGTACATGCTCGTGTCGACCGTCAGGTGGAATATGGTGGTGTCTGAGACGTCTATGCCGTAGTACCTCTTGAACCTCAGCCTCTGGCTCCACTCCCTCTCCACAGTCTCGGCAAGCGCCCTCCTGAGGGGGACGCCGTCGCGCCTTGCTATGCGCCTAACCCTAACCCACACCGGCGCCTTCACCAGGACGAGATACTGCGCTTTGTCCCTGAGGAGCCAGGCGGCGAGGTGGCTGTCTATAACCACGCCGCCCCGGGACGCCACATCCAGGGTCCTCCTATCTATCTCCAGATCTATCCTCGGATCCTCCTCAGCGAGCCTACTCATCTCCGCCAGGCTCAGCCCCCTCTCCCTGGCTATAGAGCGGAATATGGTGCCTGTACTGTAGTATGAGAGGCCCAGGTCCTCGGCCAGCCTCTTAGCGTAGGTTGATTTGCCCGAGCCCGGGGGCCCCGAGATCACGACGACCCTGCTATCGCCTCGAAAATCATCTCCGCCAGGCATGTGCTGCAAAGCACCCCGCCGTAGGGCCTCTCCGGCCTTTTGGCAGTCTTGCTCAGCCTCCTAACCCTGGGGGGCCTGCCGCGCGGCACCCCGCCCAGGGGCCTACCGCACCTAGCGCACCTGGCAGGCCCGGGCTTCCGCCTCTCGTAGTGCACCACGGTAGACCCTCCCGGGGTCCTGCGGTAAACCCTCCTAAGGCTCCTGCTCCTGAGGCCAGGCCTGACCACTACGCAGCACCCCACGATACCGCTCCTATTGGCCGGAGGCTATTAATGGATGGCCTCGGCCCTATAGGGGAGTAGAAGCGCCGCCGCGAGCAGGGCTTCGAGGCTGCTGGAGGAGAGCAGGAGGGGCGCTGGAGCCCCGCAGTCCAGCCTGGAGGGGCCTAGGGGTATGGAGAGGCTGTAGAGGTCGAGCGTGTTGGCTAGGGATGTGAATACTATGGCCCTCCTGGTGTAGGCTAGCCTGCCAGCCTCCTCAACAGGGATGCAGCCCCCTGTGGCCACTGCGGGGGTGGCCAGCACTGTAGAGCCGGGTATTTGGGTGGAGGTCCTCACCCTCTCTAGAACCCTCGCCGCCTCCCCCCTCCAGGGCCTCAGCATACCCCCCAGCCTGAGGAGGCCTTTAAGCCTCTCGGGAAGCCTGGAAACACACTCCTCCCTACAGAACTTTCCAGCCCAGTCGGCGGCCTCCGCCAGCGTCACGACAGCCCTAGGAGGCTCTAGGGTCTTGTAGAGGCTGTGGAGCTTCACACCGGCTATTAGGAACGCCCCCGACGACCTGGCGGCCTCCACCTGCTCCTCAAATGCGGAGCAGGCTCCAGGGTCCAGGGCTTCCCTGCAGAGGAGCCCCAGGTCCTCGGGGGTTAGTAGGGTTATCCGAGCCAAGCCCTCTGCCGCAGCCCCGGCCGCCAGAGCGGCTCTCTCCCCGACGCCCCGGTAGCCTAGAGCCTCGAGACCCCTCACCAGTGTGGTCATGCTCAGGGATAGCAGGCCGGGGGCCTCCACGCTTGGGGCCATTCCACGGTAGCCCCTGTAGTCTATCCTCCTGAGCTTGAGGCCAAGAACCCCTGTGTAGCCCGCTGGTATCCTGGCTGACCCGCCGGCGTCGCTGGCTAGGGCGAGAAGGCCGGGTGCTAGTAGTGCTGAGGCCGCGGCGCCCCCTGAGCTCCCCCCCGTGGTGTAGCGGGGGTTGCGGGGGTTGAGGACGTCTCCGAGGACGGGGTTGAACCCGGAGGTGCCGAGGGCGAGAATGTCCATCGATGTCCTGGCGTAGGGCTCGAACCCTCCTGTGGTAAGTGCTTTGAGGACCTGGGGCTCGCCTCCCGTGTCTAGCGGCAGCCCTGTCCCCCAGCCAGCAGGCTCCCCGGGCAGTGGGTAGGTGTCTTTGTAGCTCAGCAGCCCCTCTGGACTACGGTCCTCAAGCCCGCTCCTGCAGGTTATGGAGGCGTTCAGCCTCTCCAGCCGGCGGCACACTCCAGAGGCTCCGCCGCCGGGCTCCCTGGCCCTGAGGAGCTTGAGGCCGTTCTCTAGGGCTGAGTCCAGGAGTTTGGAGGAGGACCTCACACCATCCCCCAGAGATGCCGCAGCAGATTCTAGACTCCCCACGCCTGGCTACCAGAAATGTGGTTTAGCCGGGCCGCAGGTTTAACCGCCGCGTCTACACCATCTCATCCCTGTAGAGGAGGGCTGCGTAGAGGAAGGAGAAGAAGTGGGCGAAGAGCGAGCTGAGGACGGGGCCCTCGGGGGTGTCGAGGGTGATTAGGGGCAGTTTATAGGGGGAGGGTATTGCGGGGACGAGGGTGAGGGCGACTACTCCGAGAACCGTGTAGACGGCCATTAGGAGCCCGATCTTCACTATTATACTTTTAAATATGATGCTTCGAGCCCTCTTAGCCTCGGGGGCCGCTTCCCTCAGCTTCTTAGCAGCCCTCCTACTCCTGGCCGCCTCCCTCTCAAGCCCCCTATACCTCCTCGAAACTTCCATAGCCCACAGCACGGCCTCGCGGGGGACGAGCCTGTTGTACACAACCTTAGCCAGATACACGGAGAGAAACCCGGTTGCAACAGGAATCAGGTAAACAACCATAACAGCCCCTCCCCGCGCTAGGTAGGAGGTTTAGAGGTTCTTTATGAGCCTTAGCAGCTCCTCAGCGGCCTTCGCCGCCTCGCCCTCCCTGTTCTCTACAATGGCTACTGTGCTCGCGTACTGTATGGCGCTGGCTATGCTTGCTGCCCTCGCGTTCTCCATAAGCCTCTTGACGCCTTCAACACCCCCTATATCCACCCTGTATCGGGTGGTGTCCCTGGCCTGCCGGGCGGCTACCTCCTCTGGCGAGGCCTCCACAACGGCTATCATGTCGGGCTTCAGCTCGTCGAGAACGTGCTTGGGGAGCCCCGGCCAGTAGCCTGCGACAGTCTTAACCAGGGCGTGGGTATCTATTATGAGGACCCCATCCCCCCCGAGGGCTTTAGACGCCTCTGCCACTATCCTTTTGGCAGCCTCCCTCTGCAGCTCTAGCTGTCTCCTCAGGGGGAGGGTCCTTATCTTGTCCCTATCCTCAACCAGGCCCAGCTTCACGGCGGTGTCTAGCATGAAGCTTCCGAAGTTGACTATGTGGAGTTTCACACCCTCCTTCTCCGCGAGGCCCTGTAGCTCCTTTATGACTGTAGTCTTGCCCACCCCGGGTACTCCGGTGACCACGACGACCTTGAAGGGGTGTCTCACCTTCACACCACCTCCTCTCCCAGTATCCTTCTCAGCAGCGGGTACGTCTCTAGAGCCCGCTCCCTCGTTATCATGGCGTAGTACTGGTTTATTATACCCACCGCTAGTAGGAGTCCTGTGCCAGTGCCGTAGGCGCCGAATATATCGGCTACAATGACCAGGGCAGCCACTATGAGGCTGCTCAGGAATGTGAGGGGGTATATGTACCTCCTGAGGACCCTCTCAAGCACCCGGGGGTCGCTCCTCATGCCGGGTATGGCGAGGCCTCCTTTTATGAGTCTCTCAGCCTGCTCCCTCGGGTTTAGCCCGGCGATCTCGACCCACATGTAGCCGAAGACTATGGAGAGCACTGTCCACGACGCTATGAACACGGCTGTCTTGACCGGGTCTGCTATGCTCTGCACTACACCCCGCGGCGGCGAGAGGTAGTAGACTATGCTGGAGTATATCTGGTAGGCCCTGCTCTCGACGCCCAGGTAGTCGGCGAGGAGTCTTTGGACGAGGAGCAGGTCGGAGACGAGTATGCCGACGAGCAGGATGGGTATGTTGGTCACGTATATGAACTGGAGGGGGACCCTGCTCCTGATACCCTTGAACCTCTCGGAGGTTATGGGTATCTCCACCCTCATCGCCTGGAGGTACACGAGCAGTATTATGGCGGCGAGGGTTGTGAAGAACCCTGTCAGGTCGGGGAAGCCGTTGGGCCTGGCCAGTAGGGTTAGGTCGGGGTTGGAGATGATGGCGGGGACGAGGCCGTAGTCCTGGGCCACACCGGGTATGGTGCCGAAGATGCTCCACACAACACCCTGGGCCACGCCGGCGAGTATGAAGAGGCTTATGGCGCTGCCTATCCCCCACCCCTTCTGCATGACCTCGTCGAAGTATATCACCAGTAGGGCTCCTAGGAAGAGCTGGAGCGAGACTAGCGCGTAGTCCAGCGGCCCAGGCTCTATGGCAGTCCCCACCCAGTATCTCCCGCCTACGGTGAAGGCCACGGCCTCGAGCGCTGCGAAGGCCAGGGCGAGGACCTTCTGGGCGCTTGTAAACTTCCTCCTGCCCTCGGGGTCTGCCAGGTCCAGTTTTATTATCTTAGCTCCGACTAGGACCTGTATGATGAGGCTCGCGGTCACTATGGGCCCTATACCCAGCTCCATCAGCGTTCCTGCCGAGCTGGCGAATATTATCCTCTGAAGGTCGACCTGGCCCCCTATGTTCTGAGGGGGTATGCCGTAGAGCGGTATGTTGGACATTATGAAGTATAGTACTAGTATGACGCCTGTCCACGCAAGCCTCCTATAGAGGGTAGGCTTCCTCTCAGGCTTCCTGACGGCAGGGAACCTCTCGCCGACAGCTGCAAGCACGTCTATGACGCCCAAGTGGATGCACCCGCCTAGTTGGAACCAGGATATTCCCGGGAAACCCGTGTTAGAGTCGGAGGTTAAAAACTGAGTGTCCCCCCGCTGGCAGAGGGGCACCCTCTGTATCATACGGCCCGGGTGACCGGTATTACGAGCATTGGATGAGGCTTTTAATTCTTATGGAGAGGAAAGCTAGTATATGGTGTCAAAACGTTTTGAATACCAGGTTT from Aeropyrum pernix K1 encodes:
- a CDS encoding DUF1152 domain-containing protein produces the protein MKRVGDLEDLAGLRVLVFGAGGGGDALGAVHLYRRLERIGAEPVLGSIVWERRVVDPTPGPIPVWAIEGSQRLAEHAAIVRGWERVERQGVRFTPQIVRAARALGVEAVALGVDGGSMGLAEALDTLARFYGLDAIIALDSGGDALATGCEEDLWSPLADAVSLSSLLDVKVDVKLLAVHGYGVDGELPRSYVLKRIADVAREGGLVAFTGITRLDAELLENMERDFVSEASKAPLWAFRGEWGERSIRGGTRVVELDPLQATTAIMDVDKVASITSLPHSVAGSRSIYEANARLNERCIYTELNLEEDLARHPGLSAVEARSRGRSLLRRLGCRPLC
- a CDS encoding DUF6290 family protein, whose protein sequence is MRVVSFKIEEDLLELLEEYARRKNLTKSEIIRRALEKYLREKPDMKPYVGKVMKIYA
- a CDS encoding CBS domain-containing protein; this encodes MLTSLQREVLETLVSLYERHKRMIKSKEVAEALGKDEGTVRNVIMWLKSLGLVESRTGPAGGYMPTLKAYEVIGVQTPTLSHVTYGQVIVEKDGNQYRYAALDMEIMGIFGSDTMKAVVTVSGNIAPIEKGDLVRVESVPVRKFALEGRVEKVSREARQLMIVISKMTVIPNIKVNSLISRKLLTVRHDMTVREVAKFLYSHGIRGAPIVDDKNNIIGFITTTDISMLIARGEDLDATVDKYMRKTVFTINEDESIYEAMRYMDFNGVGRLVVIDYAGRPLGIITRTDILKALIAVK
- a CDS encoding DUF2192 domain-containing protein, with amino-acid sequence MEDRPRGVSIRRRISILMDVWERMLQEWEKGGLTRERAIEILKEVYGRERIKPLKGAANPPDLFEKELASLYVVGKYGMGLESDYPELFDKVFHDEIRYEEAIKILLTEKPSTARMKVETLLGGSFDENTIARMLRLKLAEVYFGFSSQDSLKNLLKRLSEAFPEYKEMASKYARFYIAFKIADDIQKGEVRDRLTKEATKQALALEFSWLGRKVLPDDTYIRVIAEDVFKLNNRALDSILPKSKGRKGKRREERRIQPQEK
- a CDS encoding 50S ribosomal protein L14e; its protein translation is MAKVVEVGRICVKTRGREAGRKCVIVDIIDENFVLVTGPKSLTGVRRRRVNIDHIEILDKKVDIQKGASDEEVLKALEEAGLADFMREPVRIARITPFTL
- the cmk gene encoding (d)CMP kinase, which codes for MPGGDDFRGDSRVVVISGPPGSGKSTYAKRLAEDLGLSYYSTGTIFRSIARERGLSLAEMSRLAEEDPRIDLEIDRRTLDVASRGGVVIDSHLAAWLLRDKAQYLVLVKAPVWVRVRRIARRDGVPLRRALAETVEREWSQRLRFKRYYGIDVSDTTIFHLTVDTSMYSVEDTYRLILEGARRRGL
- a CDS encoding 50S ribosomal protein L34e, translating into MVRPGLRSRSLRRVYRRTPGGSTVVHYERRKPGPARCARCGRPLGGVPRGRPPRVRRLSKTAKRPERPYGGVLCSTCLAEMIFEAIAGSS
- a CDS encoding amidase family protein; the protein is MGSLESAAASLGDGVRSSSKLLDSALENGLKLLRAREPGGGASGVCRRLERLNASITCRSGLEDRSPEGLLSYKDTYPLPGEPAGWGTGLPLDTGGEPQVLKALTTGGFEPYARTSMDILALGTSGFNPVLGDVLNPRNPRYTTGGSSGGAAASALLAPGLLALASDAGGSARIPAGYTGVLGLKLRRIDYRGYRGMAPSVEAPGLLSLSMTTLVRGLEALGYRGVGERAALAAGAAAEGLARITLLTPEDLGLLCREALDPGACSAFEEQVEAARSSGAFLIAGVKLHSLYKTLEPPRAVVTLAEAADWAGKFCREECVSRLPERLKGLLRLGGMLRPWRGEAARVLERVRTSTQIPGSTVLATPAVATGGCIPVEEAGRLAYTRRAIVFTSLANTLDLYSLSIPLGPSRLDCGAPAPLLLSSSSLEALLAAALLLPYRAEAIH
- a CDS encoding adenylate kinase, with the translated sequence MKVRHPFKVVVVTGVPGVGKTTVIKELQGLAEKEGVKLHIVNFGSFMLDTAVKLGLVEDRDKIRTLPLRRQLELQREAAKRIVAEASKALGGDGVLIIDTHALVKTVAGYWPGLPKHVLDELKPDMIAVVEASPEEVAARQARDTTRYRVDIGGVEGVKRLMENARAASIASAIQYASTVAIVENREGEAAKAAEELLRLIKNL
- the secY gene encoding preprotein translocase subunit SecY, yielding MGVIDVLAAVGERFPAVRKPERKPTLYRRLAWTGVILVLYFIMSNIPLYGIPPQNIGGQVDLQRIIFASSAGTLMELGIGPIVTASLIIQVLVGAKIIKLDLADPEGRRKFTSAQKVLALAFAALEAVAFTVGGRYWVGTAIEPGPLDYALVSLQLFLGALLVIYFDEVMQKGWGIGSAISLFILAGVAQGVVWSIFGTIPGVAQDYGLVPAIISNPDLTLLARPNGFPDLTGFFTTLAAIILLVYLQAMRVEIPITSERFKGIRSRVPLQFIYVTNIPILLVGILVSDLLLVQRLLADYLGVESRAYQIYSSIVYYLSPPRGVVQSIADPVKTAVFIASWTVLSIVFGYMWVEIAGLNPREQAERLIKGGLAIPGMRSDPRVLERVLRRYIYPLTFLSSLIVAALVIVADIFGAYGTGTGLLLAVGIINQYYAMITRERALETYPLLRRILGEEVV